A genome region from Brienomyrus brachyistius isolate T26 chromosome 23, BBRACH_0.4, whole genome shotgun sequence includes the following:
- the nfyc gene encoding nuclear transcription factor Y subunit gamma isoform X1 gives MSAENFAAASSDAQQSLQSFWPRVMDEIRNLTVKDFRVQELPLARIKKIMKLDEDVKMISAEAPVLFAKAAQIFITELTLRAWIHTEDNKRRTLQRNDIAMAITKFDQFDFLIDIVPRDELKPPKRQEEVRQSVAPAEPVQYYFTLAQQPGAVQVQSQQQGQTATPTATTLQPGQIIIAQPPQGQVLQGTTMQQLQQVQVAQSQATPITSAPVTMQVGEGQQVQIVQAAQGQATAQPAGQTMQVMQQIITNTGEIQQIPVQLNTGQLQYIRLAQPVSGTQVVQGQIQTLATNAQQITQTEVQPGQQQFNQFTDGQQLYQIQQVTMPAGQDLTQPMFIQPTSQTADGQVTAQVSAD, from the exons AAGGATTTCCGCGTTCAGGAGCTGCCACTCGCCCGCATCAAGAAAATCATGAAGCTGGATGAGGATGTGAAG ATGATCAGTGCTGAGGCTCCGGTTTTGTTTGCCAAAGCCGCCCAGATCTTCATCACAGAGCTCACCCTGCGGGCCTGGATCCACACTGAGGATAACAAGCGGCGCACCCTGCAG AGGAACGACATCGCCATGGCCATCACCAAATTTGACCAGTTCGACTTCCTGATCGATATTGTCCCCCGGGATGAACTGAAGCCCCCGAAACGGCAG GAGGAGGTGCGCCAGTCTGTGGCCCCCGCCGAGCCGGTGCAGTACTACTTCACACTGGCCCAGCAGCCGGGCGCCGTGCAGGTGCAGAGTCAACAGCAAGGGCAGACGGCCACGCCCACCGCCACCACACTGCAGCCCGGCCAGATCATCATCGCTCAGCCGCCGCAGGGACAG GTGTTGCAGGGGACCAccatgcagcagctccagcaagTACAGGTAGCCCAGTCACAGGCCACGCCCATCACG AGTGCACCGGTAACGATGCAGGTGGGAGAGGGACAGCAAGTGCAGATTGTGCAGGCAGCACAAGGGCAGGCGACTGCGCAGCCGGCCGGGCAGACAATGCAAGTCATGCAGCAGATCATCACCAACACTGGGGAGATCCAGCAGATTCCG GTGCAGCTGAACACTGGCCAGCTGCAGTACATCCGTCTGGCCCAGCCGGTTTCTGGCACGCAGGTCGTCCAAGGACAGATCCAGACGCTGGCCACCAACGCCCAGCAG atcacgcagacagaggtgcagccggGACAGCAACAGTTTAACCAGTTCACAGATGGCCAG CAGCTCTACCAGATCCAGCAGGTGACCATGCCGGCGGGACAGGACCTCACGCAGCCCATGTTCATCCAGCCCACCAGCCAGACGGCGGACGGCCAGGTGACCGCGCAAGTTAGCGCCGACTGA
- the nfyc gene encoding nuclear transcription factor Y subunit gamma isoform X4 has protein sequence MSAENFAAASSDAQQSLQSFWPRVMDEIRNLTVKDFRVQELPLARIKKIMKLDEDVKMISAEAPVLFAKAAQIFITELTLRAWIHTEDNKRRTLQRNDIAMAITKFDQFDFLIDIVPRDELKPPKRQEEVRQSVAPAEPVQYYFTLAQQPGAVQVQSQQQGQTATPTATTLQPGQIIIAQPPQGQSAPVTMQVGEGQQVQIVQAAQGQATAQPAGQTMQVMQQIITNTGEIQQIPVQLNTGQLQYIRLAQPVSGTQVVQGQIQTLATNAQQITQTEVQPGQQQFNQFTDGQQLYQIQQVTMPAGQDLTQPMFIQPTSQTADGQVTAQVSAD, from the exons AAGGATTTCCGCGTTCAGGAGCTGCCACTCGCCCGCATCAAGAAAATCATGAAGCTGGATGAGGATGTGAAG ATGATCAGTGCTGAGGCTCCGGTTTTGTTTGCCAAAGCCGCCCAGATCTTCATCACAGAGCTCACCCTGCGGGCCTGGATCCACACTGAGGATAACAAGCGGCGCACCCTGCAG AGGAACGACATCGCCATGGCCATCACCAAATTTGACCAGTTCGACTTCCTGATCGATATTGTCCCCCGGGATGAACTGAAGCCCCCGAAACGGCAG GAGGAGGTGCGCCAGTCTGTGGCCCCCGCCGAGCCGGTGCAGTACTACTTCACACTGGCCCAGCAGCCGGGCGCCGTGCAGGTGCAGAGTCAACAGCAAGGGCAGACGGCCACGCCCACCGCCACCACACTGCAGCCCGGCCAGATCATCATCGCTCAGCCGCCGCAGGGACAG AGTGCACCGGTAACGATGCAGGTGGGAGAGGGACAGCAAGTGCAGATTGTGCAGGCAGCACAAGGGCAGGCGACTGCGCAGCCGGCCGGGCAGACAATGCAAGTCATGCAGCAGATCATCACCAACACTGGGGAGATCCAGCAGATTCCG GTGCAGCTGAACACTGGCCAGCTGCAGTACATCCGTCTGGCCCAGCCGGTTTCTGGCACGCAGGTCGTCCAAGGACAGATCCAGACGCTGGCCACCAACGCCCAGCAG atcacgcagacagaggtgcagccggGACAGCAACAGTTTAACCAGTTCACAGATGGCCAG CAGCTCTACCAGATCCAGCAGGTGACCATGCCGGCGGGACAGGACCTCACGCAGCCCATGTTCATCCAGCCCACCAGCCAGACGGCGGACGGCCAGGTGACCGCGCAAGTTAGCGCCGACTGA
- the nfyc gene encoding nuclear transcription factor Y subunit gamma isoform X3: protein MSAENFAAASSDAQQSLQSFWPRVMDEIRNLTVKDFRVQELPLARIKKIMKLDEDVKMISAEAPVLFAKAAQIFITELTLRAWIHTEDNKRRTLQRNDIAMAITKFDQFDFLIDIVPRDELKPPKRQEEVRQSVAPAEPVQYYFTLAQQPGAVQVQSQQQGQTATPTATTLQPGQIIIAQPPQGQVLQGTTMQQLQQVQSAPVTMQVGEGQQVQIVQAAQGQATAQPAGQTMQVMQQIITNTGEIQQIPVQLNTGQLQYIRLAQPVSGTQVVQGQIQTLATNAQQITQTEVQPGQQQFNQFTDGQQLYQIQQVTMPAGQDLTQPMFIQPTSQTADGQVTAQVSAD from the exons AAGGATTTCCGCGTTCAGGAGCTGCCACTCGCCCGCATCAAGAAAATCATGAAGCTGGATGAGGATGTGAAG ATGATCAGTGCTGAGGCTCCGGTTTTGTTTGCCAAAGCCGCCCAGATCTTCATCACAGAGCTCACCCTGCGGGCCTGGATCCACACTGAGGATAACAAGCGGCGCACCCTGCAG AGGAACGACATCGCCATGGCCATCACCAAATTTGACCAGTTCGACTTCCTGATCGATATTGTCCCCCGGGATGAACTGAAGCCCCCGAAACGGCAG GAGGAGGTGCGCCAGTCTGTGGCCCCCGCCGAGCCGGTGCAGTACTACTTCACACTGGCCCAGCAGCCGGGCGCCGTGCAGGTGCAGAGTCAACAGCAAGGGCAGACGGCCACGCCCACCGCCACCACACTGCAGCCCGGCCAGATCATCATCGCTCAGCCGCCGCAGGGACAG GTGTTGCAGGGGACCAccatgcagcagctccagcaagTACAG AGTGCACCGGTAACGATGCAGGTGGGAGAGGGACAGCAAGTGCAGATTGTGCAGGCAGCACAAGGGCAGGCGACTGCGCAGCCGGCCGGGCAGACAATGCAAGTCATGCAGCAGATCATCACCAACACTGGGGAGATCCAGCAGATTCCG GTGCAGCTGAACACTGGCCAGCTGCAGTACATCCGTCTGGCCCAGCCGGTTTCTGGCACGCAGGTCGTCCAAGGACAGATCCAGACGCTGGCCACCAACGCCCAGCAG atcacgcagacagaggtgcagccggGACAGCAACAGTTTAACCAGTTCACAGATGGCCAG CAGCTCTACCAGATCCAGCAGGTGACCATGCCGGCGGGACAGGACCTCACGCAGCCCATGTTCATCCAGCCCACCAGCCAGACGGCGGACGGCCAGGTGACCGCGCAAGTTAGCGCCGACTGA
- the nfyc gene encoding nuclear transcription factor Y subunit gamma isoform X2, which translates to MSAENFAAASSDAQQSLQSFWPRVMDEIRNLTVDFRVQELPLARIKKIMKLDEDVKMISAEAPVLFAKAAQIFITELTLRAWIHTEDNKRRTLQRNDIAMAITKFDQFDFLIDIVPRDELKPPKRQEEVRQSVAPAEPVQYYFTLAQQPGAVQVQSQQQGQTATPTATTLQPGQIIIAQPPQGQVLQGTTMQQLQQVQVAQSQATPITSAPVTMQVGEGQQVQIVQAAQGQATAQPAGQTMQVMQQIITNTGEIQQIPVQLNTGQLQYIRLAQPVSGTQVVQGQIQTLATNAQQITQTEVQPGQQQFNQFTDGQQLYQIQQVTMPAGQDLTQPMFIQPTSQTADGQVTAQVSAD; encoded by the exons GATTTCCGCGTTCAGGAGCTGCCACTCGCCCGCATCAAGAAAATCATGAAGCTGGATGAGGATGTGAAG ATGATCAGTGCTGAGGCTCCGGTTTTGTTTGCCAAAGCCGCCCAGATCTTCATCACAGAGCTCACCCTGCGGGCCTGGATCCACACTGAGGATAACAAGCGGCGCACCCTGCAG AGGAACGACATCGCCATGGCCATCACCAAATTTGACCAGTTCGACTTCCTGATCGATATTGTCCCCCGGGATGAACTGAAGCCCCCGAAACGGCAG GAGGAGGTGCGCCAGTCTGTGGCCCCCGCCGAGCCGGTGCAGTACTACTTCACACTGGCCCAGCAGCCGGGCGCCGTGCAGGTGCAGAGTCAACAGCAAGGGCAGACGGCCACGCCCACCGCCACCACACTGCAGCCCGGCCAGATCATCATCGCTCAGCCGCCGCAGGGACAG GTGTTGCAGGGGACCAccatgcagcagctccagcaagTACAGGTAGCCCAGTCACAGGCCACGCCCATCACG AGTGCACCGGTAACGATGCAGGTGGGAGAGGGACAGCAAGTGCAGATTGTGCAGGCAGCACAAGGGCAGGCGACTGCGCAGCCGGCCGGGCAGACAATGCAAGTCATGCAGCAGATCATCACCAACACTGGGGAGATCCAGCAGATTCCG GTGCAGCTGAACACTGGCCAGCTGCAGTACATCCGTCTGGCCCAGCCGGTTTCTGGCACGCAGGTCGTCCAAGGACAGATCCAGACGCTGGCCACCAACGCCCAGCAG atcacgcagacagaggtgcagccggGACAGCAACAGTTTAACCAGTTCACAGATGGCCAG CAGCTCTACCAGATCCAGCAGGTGACCATGCCGGCGGGACAGGACCTCACGCAGCCCATGTTCATCCAGCCCACCAGCCAGACGGCGGACGGCCAGGTGACCGCGCAAGTTAGCGCCGACTGA
- the nfyc gene encoding nuclear transcription factor Y subunit gamma isoform X5 produces MSAENFAAASSDAQQSLQSFWPRVMDEIRNLTVDFRVQELPLARIKKIMKLDEDVKMISAEAPVLFAKAAQIFITELTLRAWIHTEDNKRRTLQRNDIAMAITKFDQFDFLIDIVPRDELKPPKRQEEVRQSVAPAEPVQYYFTLAQQPGAVQVQSQQQGQTATPTATTLQPGQIIIAQPPQGQSAPVTMQVGEGQQVQIVQAAQGQATAQPAGQTMQVMQQIITNTGEIQQIPVQLNTGQLQYIRLAQPVSGTQVVQGQIQTLATNAQQITQTEVQPGQQQFNQFTDGQQLYQIQQVTMPAGQDLTQPMFIQPTSQTADGQVTAQVSAD; encoded by the exons GATTTCCGCGTTCAGGAGCTGCCACTCGCCCGCATCAAGAAAATCATGAAGCTGGATGAGGATGTGAAG ATGATCAGTGCTGAGGCTCCGGTTTTGTTTGCCAAAGCCGCCCAGATCTTCATCACAGAGCTCACCCTGCGGGCCTGGATCCACACTGAGGATAACAAGCGGCGCACCCTGCAG AGGAACGACATCGCCATGGCCATCACCAAATTTGACCAGTTCGACTTCCTGATCGATATTGTCCCCCGGGATGAACTGAAGCCCCCGAAACGGCAG GAGGAGGTGCGCCAGTCTGTGGCCCCCGCCGAGCCGGTGCAGTACTACTTCACACTGGCCCAGCAGCCGGGCGCCGTGCAGGTGCAGAGTCAACAGCAAGGGCAGACGGCCACGCCCACCGCCACCACACTGCAGCCCGGCCAGATCATCATCGCTCAGCCGCCGCAGGGACAG AGTGCACCGGTAACGATGCAGGTGGGAGAGGGACAGCAAGTGCAGATTGTGCAGGCAGCACAAGGGCAGGCGACTGCGCAGCCGGCCGGGCAGACAATGCAAGTCATGCAGCAGATCATCACCAACACTGGGGAGATCCAGCAGATTCCG GTGCAGCTGAACACTGGCCAGCTGCAGTACATCCGTCTGGCCCAGCCGGTTTCTGGCACGCAGGTCGTCCAAGGACAGATCCAGACGCTGGCCACCAACGCCCAGCAG atcacgcagacagaggtgcagccggGACAGCAACAGTTTAACCAGTTCACAGATGGCCAG CAGCTCTACCAGATCCAGCAGGTGACCATGCCGGCGGGACAGGACCTCACGCAGCCCATGTTCATCCAGCCCACCAGCCAGACGGCGGACGGCCAGGTGACCGCGCAAGTTAGCGCCGACTGA